A genomic stretch from Pseudomonas alkylphenolica includes:
- a CDS encoding putative bifunctional diguanylate cyclase/phosphodiesterase — protein MKSQPDAASRMVAEVVTQLPVPSRLGMLRFERLNEASWALLYLDPACERQFGLAAVELCALVGSPYASLMEPEARYKLHDAIQLQLGQRPHYLVRYTLHTAQGPLHLLELGEAYKQHNRQLLRGYLMVIDTQPGDGPDLSAADLETRNNRLQIALQLNQQAQQEQLEHLERVRAQQELILHLARHRYSASNSLLEAAELITRSACEIYKIECASIWYLEGQRLEPISAYYRESQEYHLPDPIDASCFPDYLDALHTSRAIDAHNASHDPRTREMAESLRPRDINAMLDASIRIDGQVVGVLCLEHTGSARAWQSDEIAFAGELADQFAQVINNHNRRTATNALHLFQRAVEQSANAFLLVNRDGVVEYVNPSFTAITQYSTEEVHGHRLSELPALENLSELLFDAPSSLAMGNSWQGEFKSRRKNLEPYWGQLSISKVYGDNRELTHYIGIYEDITQSKLAQQRIERLAYTDNLTSLGNRPAFIRNLDERFARDSDSPICLLLVDIDNFKRINDSLGHQTGDKLLISLARRLRNSLSAGGSLARFASNEFAVLLEDTDLKDGKQIAQQLLRTLDKPLFVDNQLINVTGSVGLACAPLHGRDPQTLMKNAGLALHKAKANGKHQAQVFTEALNAEASYKLFVENNLRRALTQNELDVFYQPKLCLRSGRLLGLEALLRWNHPDKGMIRPDQFISVAEETGLIIPIGKWIARQACRMSQQLRTEGLGDLQVAINLSPKQFSDPELVASIANILKEEALPPHLLELELTEGLLLEATEDTHRQLDQLKQLGLTLAMDDFGTGYSSLSYLKKFPIDIIKIDRSFIHEIPDNQDDMEITSAVIAMAHNLKLQVVAEGIETAEQLAFLRRHRCDVGQGYLFDRPIPGAELVNKLKRYPRGPGA, from the coding sequence ATGAAAAGCCAACCCGATGCCGCCAGCCGTATGGTGGCCGAGGTCGTGACGCAATTGCCCGTGCCTTCGCGGCTCGGCATGCTGCGTTTCGAACGGCTGAATGAAGCCAGTTGGGCCCTGCTGTACCTCGACCCCGCCTGCGAACGCCAGTTCGGCCTGGCCGCGGTCGAGCTCTGCGCCCTGGTCGGCTCGCCCTACGCCAGCCTGATGGAGCCCGAGGCTCGCTACAAACTGCATGACGCCATCCAGCTGCAGCTGGGCCAGCGCCCGCACTACCTGGTGCGCTACACCCTGCACACCGCTCAAGGACCGCTGCACCTGCTGGAACTCGGTGAGGCCTACAAGCAGCACAACCGCCAGTTGCTGCGCGGCTACCTGATGGTCATCGACACCCAGCCCGGTGACGGCCCGGACCTCAGCGCCGCCGACCTGGAAACCCGCAACAACCGCCTGCAGATCGCCCTGCAGCTCAACCAGCAGGCGCAGCAGGAACAACTTGAGCACCTGGAACGGGTGCGCGCCCAGCAGGAGCTGATCCTGCACCTCGCCCGTCATCGCTACAGCGCCAGCAACTCGCTGCTCGAAGCCGCCGAGCTGATCACCCGCAGCGCTTGTGAGATCTACAAGATCGAATGTGCGAGCATCTGGTACCTGGAAGGGCAGCGCCTGGAGCCTATCTCCGCGTACTACCGCGAGAGCCAGGAATACCACCTGCCCGATCCCATCGACGCCAGTTGCTTTCCCGACTACCTCGACGCCCTGCACACCAGCCGCGCCATTGACGCCCACAACGCCAGTCACGATCCGCGCACCCGGGAAATGGCTGAAAGCCTGCGCCCGCGCGACATCAACGCGATGCTCGATGCCAGTATCCGTATCGATGGCCAGGTGGTCGGTGTGCTCTGCCTGGAGCACACCGGCTCGGCACGGGCCTGGCAGTCGGATGAAATTGCCTTTGCCGGCGAGCTCGCCGATCAGTTCGCCCAGGTCATCAACAATCACAACCGGCGTACCGCCACCAACGCCTTACATCTGTTCCAGCGTGCTGTCGAACAGAGTGCCAACGCCTTTTTGCTGGTCAACCGCGATGGTGTGGTCGAGTACGTCAACCCGAGTTTCACCGCCATCACCCAGTACAGTACTGAGGAGGTCCATGGCCATCGCCTCTCCGAGCTACCGGCCCTGGAAAACCTCAGTGAGCTGTTGTTCGACGCCCCTTCGAGCCTGGCCATGGGCAACAGCTGGCAGGGCGAATTCAAGAGTCGGCGCAAGAACCTCGAGCCCTACTGGGGGCAGCTGTCGATCTCCAAGGTCTACGGTGATAACCGCGAACTGACCCACTACATCGGCATCTACGAAGACATCACCCAGAGCAAGCTGGCGCAGCAGCGCATCGAACGCCTGGCCTACACCGACAACCTGACCAGCCTGGGCAACCGGCCGGCGTTCATCCGCAACCTTGACGAACGCTTCGCCCGCGACAGCGACAGCCCGATCTGCCTGCTGCTGGTGGACATCGACAACTTCAAGCGGATCAACGACAGCCTCGGCCACCAGACCGGCGACAAGCTGCTGATCAGCCTGGCCCGGCGCCTGCGCAACAGCCTCAGCGCCGGCGGCAGCCTGGCGCGCTTTGCCAGTAACGAATTCGCCGTCCTGCTCGAAGACACCGACCTCAAAGACGGCAAGCAGATTGCCCAGCAACTGCTCAGGACCCTCGACAAACCGCTGTTCGTCGACAACCAGCTGATCAACGTCACCGGCTCCGTGGGCCTGGCCTGTGCCCCGCTGCATGGCCGCGACCCGCAGACCCTGATGAAAAACGCAGGCCTGGCCCTGCACAAGGCCAAAGCCAACGGCAAGCACCAGGCCCAGGTGTTCACCGAAGCCCTGAATGCCGAAGCCAGCTACAAGCTGTTCGTCGAAAACAACCTGCGCCGCGCCCTGACCCAAAACGAGCTGGATGTGTTCTACCAGCCCAAGCTGTGCTTGCGCAGCGGCCGTTTGCTGGGCCTGGAAGCCCTGCTGCGCTGGAACCATCCGGACAAGGGCATGATCCGCCCGGATCAGTTCATCAGCGTTGCCGAGGAAACCGGGCTGATCATCCCGATCGGCAAGTGGATCGCCCGCCAGGCCTGCCGCATGAGCCAGCAGTTGCGCACTGAAGGGCTGGGCGATCTGCAGGTGGCGATCAACCTGTCACCCAAGCAGTTTTCCGATCCCGAGCTGGTTGCCTCGATCGCCAACATCCTCAAGGAAGAAGCCCTGCCGCCCCATCTGCTGGAGTTGGAGCTGACCGAAGGCCTGCTGCTCGAAGCCACCGAAGACACCCATCGCCAGCTCGACCAGCTCAAGCAGCTGGGGCTGACCCTGGCCATGGACGATTTCGGCACCGGCTATTCCTCGCTCAGTTACCTGAAAAAGTTTCCGATCGATATCATCAAGATCGACCGCAGCTTCATTCATGAAATCCCCGACAACCAGGACGACATGGAAATCACCTCGGCGGTGATCGCCATGGCCCACAACCTCAAGCTCCAGGTGGTCGCCGAAGGCATCGAGACCGCCGAGCAGCTGGCGTTCCTGCGTCGGCACCGCTGCGACGTCGGCCAGGGCTATCTGTTCGACCGCCCGATTCCCGGGGCCGAGCTGGTCAACAAACTCAAGCGTTATCCGCGTGGTCCTGGCGCCTGA
- the aceF gene encoding dihydrolipoyllysine-residue acetyltransferase, producing MSELIRVPDIGSGEGEIIELFVKVGDRIEADQSLLTLESDKASMEIPAPKAGVIKSLKVKLGDRLKEGDELMELEVEGAAAAPEAPAAAPAAAAPAAAPVAEAAPAPAAAPAAATVQDIHVPDIGSSGKAKIIEVLVKVGDTVEADQSLITLESDKASMEIPSPAAGVVEAVIAKLDDEVGTGDLILKLKVAGAAPAAAPAPAAAAPAPAAPAAAAAPAPAPAAPAAAPVAAPAAANGAKVHAGPAVRQLAREFGVELSAVAATGPHGRILKEDVQVYVKAMMQKAKEAPAAGATGGAGIPPIPEVDFSRFGEIEEVPMTRLMQMGATNLHRSWLNVPHVTQFDSADITELEAFRVAQKAVAEKAGVKLTVLPLLLKACAHLLKELPDFNSSLAPSGKAIIRKKYVNVGFAVDTPDGLLVPVIKNVDQKSLLQLAGEAAALAEKARTKKLSADDMQGACFTISSLGHIGGTGFTPIVNAPEVAILGVSKATIQPVWDGKAFQPKLMLPLSLSYDHRVINGAAAARFTKRLGDLLTDIRTMLL from the coding sequence GTGAGCGAACTCATTCGCGTACCTGACATCGGCAGCGGTGAAGGTGAAATCATTGAGCTGTTCGTCAAAGTCGGCGACCGTATCGAGGCTGACCAGAGCCTGCTGACCCTGGAGTCCGACAAAGCCTCCATGGAGATCCCGGCCCCCAAGGCCGGTGTGATCAAGTCGCTGAAGGTCAAACTCGGCGACCGCCTGAAAGAAGGTGACGAGCTGATGGAACTGGAAGTCGAGGGCGCCGCTGCGGCGCCTGAGGCTCCGGCTGCTGCACCGGCTGCCGCGGCTCCTGCTGCCGCTCCGGTTGCAGAGGCTGCGCCTGCTCCGGCAGCTGCCCCGGCGGCTGCCACGGTTCAGGACATCCACGTTCCGGACATCGGCTCCTCGGGCAAAGCCAAGATCATCGAAGTACTGGTCAAGGTCGGCGATACCGTCGAAGCCGACCAGTCGCTGATCACCCTGGAATCGGACAAAGCCTCGATGGAGATTCCGTCTCCAGCCGCTGGCGTGGTCGAAGCCGTGATTGCCAAGCTGGACGACGAAGTCGGTACCGGCGACCTGATCCTCAAGCTGAAAGTTGCCGGTGCTGCACCGGCTGCCGCTCCAGCACCTGCCGCTGCCGCTCCGGCGCCAGCTGCTCCTGCTGCTGCAGCCGCACCTGCACCTGCGCCGGCTGCCCCAGCCGCCGCACCGGTTGCCGCCCCTGCCGCAGCCAACGGTGCCAAGGTTCACGCCGGCCCGGCCGTGCGTCAGCTGGCCCGTGAGTTCGGCGTCGAGCTGAGCGCGGTAGCGGCCACCGGCCCGCACGGTCGTATCCTCAAGGAAGACGTGCAGGTTTACGTCAAGGCCATGATGCAGAAGGCCAAGGAAGCCCCGGCCGCCGGTGCAACCGGTGGTGCAGGTATCCCGCCGATTCCGGAAGTCGACTTCAGCCGCTTCGGTGAAATCGAAGAAGTGCCGATGACCCGCCTGATGCAGATGGGTGCTACCAACCTGCATCGCAGCTGGCTGAACGTGCCTCACGTGACCCAGTTCGACTCGGCCGACATCACTGAGCTGGAAGCCTTCCGCGTTGCGCAGAAAGCCGTTGCAGAGAAAGCCGGCGTCAAGCTGACCGTCCTGCCGCTGCTGCTCAAGGCCTGTGCCCACCTGCTCAAGGAACTGCCGGACTTCAACAGCTCGCTGGCGCCTAGCGGCAAAGCGATCATCCGCAAGAAGTACGTCAACGTCGGTTTCGCCGTAGACACCCCGGATGGCTTGCTGGTCCCGGTGATCAAGAACGTCGACCAGAAGAGCCTGCTGCAACTGGCTGGCGAAGCGGCGGCCCTGGCGGAAAAAGCCCGGACCAAAAAGCTCTCGGCAGACGACATGCAAGGCGCCTGCTTCACCATCTCCAGCCTCGGTCACATTGGCGGCACCGGCTTCACGCCGATCGTCAACGCGCCGGAAGTGGCGATCCTCGGTGTTTCCAAGGCCACCATCCAGCCAGTCTGGGACGGCAAAGCCTTCCAGCCGAAGCTGATGCTGCCGCTGTCGCTGTCCTACGATCACCGCGTGATCAACGGTGCAGCTGCCGCGCGCTTCACCAAGCGCCTGGGCGACCTGCTGACCGACATCCGCACCATGCTGCTGTAA
- the aceE gene encoding pyruvate dehydrogenase (acetyl-transferring), homodimeric type has translation MQDLDPVETQEWLDALESVLDKEGEDRAHYLMTRMGELATRSGSQLPYAITTPYRNTIPVTHEARMPGDLFMERRIRSLVRWNALAMVMRTNLKDSDLGGHISSFASSATLYDIGFNYFFQAPTDEHGGDLIYFQGHTSPGVYARAFMEGRITEEQMNNFRQEVDGKGLSSYPHPWLMPDFWQFPTVSMGLGPIQAIYQARFMKYLEHRGYIQPGKQKVWCFLGDGECDEPESLGAISLAGREKLDNLIFVINCNLQRLDGPVRGNGKIIQELEGVFRGAQWNVTKVIWGRFWDPLLAKDVDGILQRRMDEVIDGEYQNYKAKDGAFVREHFFNTPELKAMVADLSDDEIWKLNRGGHDPYKVYAAYHEAVNHKEQPTVILAKTIKGYGTGAGEAKNTAHNTKKVDVDSLKLFRDRFDIPVKDEDLENLPFFKPEPDSAEARYLSERRTALGGFVPQRRAQSFNIPTPPLETLKAILDGSGDREISTTMAFVRILAQLVKDKEIGQRIVPIIPDEARTFGMEGMFRQLGIYSSVGQLYEPVDKDQVMFYREDKKGQILEEGINEAGAMSSFIAAGTSYSNHNQPMLPFYIFYSMFGFQRIGDLAWAAGDSRTRGFLIGGTAGRTTLNGEGLQHEDGHSHMLAATIPNCRTYDPTYGYELAVIIQDGMKKMTEEQQDVFYYITVMNEAYTQPAIPAGAEEGIIKGMYLLEEDTREAAHHVQLMGSGTILREVREAAKILREEFNVGADVWSVTSFNELRRDGLAVERSNRLKPGQKPQITYIEECLAGRKGPVIASTDYMKLFAEQIRQWVPSKEFKVLGTDGFGRSDSRKKLRHFFEVDRHFVVLAALEALADRGEIEPKVVADAIAKFGIDPDKRNPLDC, from the coding sequence ATGCAAGACCTCGATCCCGTCGAAACCCAGGAATGGCTGGACGCCCTGGAGTCGGTTCTCGACAAAGAAGGCGAAGACCGCGCTCACTATCTGATGACCCGTATGGGCGAGCTGGCCACCCGTAGTGGCTCCCAGCTGCCATATGCCATCACCACGCCATACCGCAACACCATCCCTGTCACCCACGAAGCACGCATGCCTGGCGACCTGTTCATGGAACGCCGCATTCGCTCGTTGGTGCGTTGGAACGCGCTGGCCATGGTGATGCGCACCAACCTGAAAGACTCGGACCTGGGCGGCCACATTTCGAGCTTCGCCTCCAGTGCCACCCTGTATGACATCGGCTTCAACTACTTCTTCCAGGCCCCGACCGACGAGCACGGCGGCGACCTGATCTACTTCCAGGGCCACACCTCGCCAGGCGTCTATGCCCGCGCGTTCATGGAAGGCCGCATCACCGAAGAGCAGATGAACAACTTCCGTCAGGAAGTCGACGGCAAGGGCCTGTCGTCCTACCCGCACCCTTGGCTGATGCCTGACTTCTGGCAGTTCCCGACCGTTTCGATGGGTCTGGGCCCGATCCAGGCCATCTACCAGGCACGCTTCATGAAGTACCTGGAGCACCGTGGCTACATCCAGCCAGGCAAGCAGAAAGTCTGGTGTTTCCTGGGCGATGGCGAGTGCGACGAGCCGGAATCGCTGGGTGCAATCTCGCTGGCTGGCCGCGAGAAGCTCGACAACCTGATCTTCGTCATCAACTGCAACCTGCAGCGCCTCGATGGCCCGGTTCGCGGCAACGGCAAGATCATCCAGGAACTCGAAGGCGTATTCCGCGGTGCACAGTGGAACGTGACCAAAGTCATCTGGGGCCGTTTCTGGGACCCGCTGCTGGCCAAGGACGTCGACGGTATCCTGCAACGTCGCATGGACGAAGTCATCGACGGCGAGTACCAGAACTACAAAGCCAAAGACGGCGCGTTCGTGCGCGAGCACTTCTTCAACACGCCTGAACTCAAGGCGATGGTTGCCGATCTGTCTGACGACGAGATCTGGAAGCTCAACCGTGGCGGCCACGACCCGTACAAGGTCTACGCGGCGTACCACGAAGCGGTCAACCACAAAGAGCAACCGACCGTCATCCTGGCCAAGACCATCAAGGGTTATGGCACCGGTGCCGGCGAAGCGAAAAACACCGCGCACAACACCAAGAAAGTCGACGTCGACAGCCTGAAGCTGTTCCGTGACCGCTTCGACATCCCGGTCAAGGACGAAGACCTGGAGAACCTGCCGTTCTTCAAGCCAGAGCCCGACAGCGCCGAAGCCCGCTACCTGAGCGAGCGCCGCACTGCCCTGGGCGGTTTCGTGCCGCAGCGCCGCGCGCAGAGCTTCAACATCCCGACTCCGCCACTGGAAACCCTCAAGGCCATCCTCGACGGCTCGGGCGACCGCGAAATCTCCACCACCATGGCCTTCGTGCGGATCCTCGCGCAGCTGGTCAAGGACAAGGAAATCGGCCAGCGCATCGTTCCGATCATCCCGGACGAAGCCCGTACCTTCGGTATGGAAGGCATGTTCCGCCAGCTGGGCATCTACTCGTCCGTCGGCCAGCTCTACGAGCCAGTCGATAAAGACCAGGTGATGTTCTACCGCGAAGACAAGAAAGGTCAGATCCTCGAAGAAGGCATCAACGAAGCGGGCGCCATGTCCTCCTTCATCGCTGCCGGTACTTCGTACTCGAACCACAACCAGCCGATGCTGCCGTTCTACATCTTCTACTCGATGTTCGGCTTCCAGCGTATCGGTGACCTGGCCTGGGCCGCTGGCGACAGCCGTACCCGTGGCTTCCTGATCGGCGGTACCGCCGGCCGTACCACCCTCAACGGTGAAGGCCTGCAGCACGAAGACGGTCACAGCCACATGCTGGCCGCGACCATCCCGAACTGCCGCACCTACGATCCGACCTACGGCTACGAGCTGGCGGTGATCATTCAGGACGGCATGAAGAAGATGACCGAAGAGCAACAGGACGTCTTCTACTACATCACCGTGATGAACGAAGCCTACACCCAGCCAGCGATCCCAGCCGGCGCCGAGGAAGGCATCATCAAGGGCATGTACCTGCTCGAGGAAGACACCCGCGAAGCGGCGCACCACGTTCAGCTGATGGGCTCCGGCACCATCCTGCGTGAAGTGCGTGAAGCGGCGAAGATCCTGCGTGAAGAATTCAACGTCGGTGCCGACGTCTGGAGCGTCACCAGCTTCAACGAACTGCGTCGCGACGGCCTGGCCGTAGAGCGCAGCAACCGTCTCAAGCCTGGTCAGAAGCCACAGATCACCTACATCGAAGAGTGCCTGGCTGGCCGTAAGGGCCCGGTCATCGCCTCTACCGACTACATGAAGCTGTTCGCCGAACAGATTCGCCAGTGGGTACCGAGCAAAGAGTTCAAAGTCCTGGGTACCGACGGTTTCGGTCGCAGCGACAGCCGCAAGAAGCTACGTCACTTCTTCGAAGTCGACCGTCACTTCGTCGTGCTGGCTGCACTGGAAGCCTTGGCTGACCGTGGCGAGATCGAACCCAAGGTTGTGGCCGACGCCATCGCCAAGTTCGGTATCGACCCGGACAAACGCAACCCACTGGACTGCTGA